In Diceros bicornis minor isolate mBicDic1 chromosome 24, mDicBic1.mat.cur, whole genome shotgun sequence, the following are encoded in one genomic region:
- the BTBD6 gene encoding BTB/POZ domain-containing protein 6, with amino-acid sequence MLLPLACLHGRVAQCLTALLVLAEPPPRPRRSTRAHRATPRRAEAALPAKMAAELYPPAGAAAATATDIANSNAAAAGRKGPPSTPPPAPPPPAPAPPAPDNNNLESPNWQSFHPTLRERNALMFNNELMADVHFIVGPLGAAQRVPAHKYVLAVGSSVFYAMFYGDLAEVKSEIHIPDVEPAAFLILLKYMYSDEIDLEADTVLATLYAAKKYIVPALAKACVNFLETSLEAKNACVLLSQSRLFEEPELTQRCWEVIDAQAEMALRSEGFCEIDWQTLEIIVTREALNTKEAVVFEAVLNWAEAECKRQGLPVTPRNKRHVLGPALHLVRIPTMTLEEFANGAAQSDILTLEETHNIFLWYTAANKPLLDFPLTKRKGLAPQRCHRFQSSAYRSNQWRYRGRCDSIQFAVDRRVFIAGLGLYGSSSGKAEYSVKIELKRLGVVLAQNLTKFVSDGSSNTFSVWFEHPVQVEQDTFYTASAVLDGSELSYFGQEGMTEVQCGKVTFQFQCSSDSTNGTGVQGGQIPELIFYA; translated from the exons ATGCTGCTGCCCCTGGCCTGTCTGCACGGCCGGGTGGCGCAGTGCCTGACCGCGCTCCTCGTGCTCGCAGAGCCGCCCCCGAGACCCCGGCGCAGCACGAGGGCGCACCGCGCAACGCCCCGGCGCGCGGAGGCCGCCCTGCCCGCGAAGATGGCCGCGGAGCTCTACCCGCCCGCTGGCGCCGCGGCCGCCACCGCCACGGACATCGCCAACAGCAACGCCGCCGCCGCGGGCAGGAAAGGCCCGCCCAGCAccccgccgcccgccccgccgccgcccgcgcccgcgccgccCGCGCCGGACAACAACAACTTGGAGAGCCCCAACTGGCAGTCCTTCCACCCGACCCTGCGCGAGAG GAACGCGCTGATGTTCAACAACGAGCTCATGGCTGACGTCCATTTCATTGTGGGGCCCCTGGGCGCGGCCCAGAGGGTGCCTGCTCACAAG TACGTCTTGGCCGTTGGTAGCTCTGTCTTCTATGCCATGTTTTATGGGGACCTGGCAGAAGTCAAGTCAGAAATCCACATCCCCGACGTGGAGCCTGCAGCTTTTCTGATCTTGTTAAA GTACATGTACAGTGACGAGATCGATCTGGAAGCCGACACAGTGCTGGCCACGCTCTATGCTGCCAAGAAGTACATTGTCCCCGCGTTAGCAAAAGCCTGCGTCAACTTTCTGGAGACAAGCCTGGAAGCCAAAAACGCCTGTGTCCTGCTGTCCCAGAGCCGGCTGTTTGAAGAGCCCGAGCTGACCCAGCGCTGCTGGGAGGTCATTGATGCACAGGCTGAGATGGCCCTGAGGTCTGAAGGCTTCTGTGAAATTGACTGGCAGACACTGGAAATCATCGTGACCCGGGAGGCCCTCAACACCAAGGAGGCAGTGGTTTTTGAAGCCGTGCTGAACTGGGCCGAGGCAGAGTGCAAGAGGCAGGGCCTGCCGGTCACCCCTCGCAACAAGAGGCacgttttggggccagccctccaTCTGGTCCGAATTCCAACCATGACCTTGGAGGAATTTGCCAACGGTGCTGCCCAGTCGGACATCCTGACGCTGGAGGAGACCCACAACATCTTCCTGTGGTACACAGCAGCCAACAAGCCCCTCCTCGACTTCCCCCTGACCAAGAGGAAGGGTCTCGCCCCACAGAGGTGCCACCGTTTCCAGTCTTCTGCCTACCGCAGCAACCAGTGGCGCTACCGAGGGCGCTGCGACAGCATCCAGTTTGCCGTGGACAGAAGGGTATTCATCGCGGGGCTGGGCTTGTACGGGTCCAGCTCTGGGAAAGCCGAGTACAGCGTGAAGATTGAACTCAAGCGGCTGGGAGTGGTCCTGGCTCAGAACCTGACCAAGTTTGTCTCGGACGGCTCCAGCAACACCTTCTCGGTCTGGTTTGAACACCCCGTGCAAGTCGAGCAGGACACCTTCTACACGGCCAGTGCCGTCCTGGACGGCAGCGAACTCAGCTACTTTGGGCAGGAGGGCATGACAGAagtgcagtgtgggaaggtgaccTTCCAGTTCCAGTGCTCTTCAGACAGCACCAACGGGACCGGGGTCCAGGGTGGGCAGATCCCTGAGCTCATCTTCTACGCCTGA
- the BRF1 gene encoding transcription factor IIIB 90 kDa subunit isoform X7 encodes MLVQASAPPLMAGHALPTGRAPPAAGHPAGAGEPDPCLYIPRFAHLLEFGEKNHEVSMTAMRLLQRMKRDWMHTGRRPSGLCGAALLVAARMHDFRRTVKEVISVVKVCESTLRKRLTEFEDTPTSQLTVDEFMKIDLEEECDPPSYTAGQRKLRMKEGLPTSQHPRACCFSPVVSTNEASSKPGQRQNPKGPVLEQVLSKQLEEVEGEISSYQDEIEIELENSRPKAKGALASLTKDGSADDTTSSVFGEEDGEDEELEAAASHLNKDFYRELLGSGIPGSSEAAGSPEQGSRPPALESLLGPLPTAASLGISDSIRECISSQSRDPKDASGDGELDLSGIDDLEIDRYILNEAEARVKAELWMRENAEYLREQREKEARIAKEKELGIYKEHKPKKSCKRREPILASTAGEAIEKMLEQKKISSKINYSVLRDLNSKGRGLQREDARPEDRASARKLSRRKTPASRSRADPVASVGKRLRPMVSTQPAKKVAVGEALLPSSPVAGAEPVRPAAVVVESGPVSYHPEEDPDEEDPDEEDGEPCVSALQMMGGNDYGCDGEDDDGY; translated from the exons ATGCTGGTGCAGGCTAGTGCTCCACCCCTCATGGCAGGGCATGCACTACCCACTGGCCGTGCACCACCTGCAGCAGGCCACCCGGCCGGGGCAGGGGAGCCCG ACCCGTGCCTGTACATCCCGCGCTTCGCCCACCTGCTGGAGTTCGGGGAGAAGAACCACGAGGTGTCCATGACGGCCATGAGGCTCCTGCAGCGGATGAAGAGGGACTGGATGCACACGGGTCGGCGCCCCTCCGGCCTCTGTGGGGCAG CACTTCTAGTTGCAGCCAGGATGCACGATTTCCGGAGAACCGTCAAAGAGGTCATCAGCGTGGTCAAGGTGTGCGAGTCCACACTGCGGAAGAG GCTCACGGAGTTTGAAGACACCCCCACCAGCCAGCTGACAGTGGATGAGTTCATGAAGATCGACCTGGAGGAGGAGTGTGACCCCCCTTCGTACACTGCCGGGCAGAGGAAGCTGCGGATGAAGGAG GGCCTGCCAACCTCCCAGCACCCTCGAGCATGCTGCTTTTCACCCGTGGTCAGCACCAATGAGGCGAGTTCCAAGCCAGGCCAGCGTCAGAATCCAAAGGGCCCAGTG CTTGAACAAGTCCTGTCAAAACAACTGGAGGAAGTAGAAG GTGAAATATCCAGCTATCAGGATGAAAttgagattgaactagaaaacagcCGGCCAAAGGCAAAGGGGGCCCTAGCCAGCCTGACGAAAGATG GCTCCGCCGACGACACCACATCCAGCGTATTTGGcgaggaggatggggaggatgAGGAGCTGGAGGCCGCAGCCAGCCACCTGAACAAGGACTTTTACCGGGAGCTCCTTGGCAGCGGCATTCCTGGCAGCTCAGAGGCGGCAGGAAGCCCTGAGCAGGGCAGCAGGCCTCCCGCCCTGGAGTCCCTGCTCGGCCCCCTGCCCACGGCGGCCAGCCTGGGCATTTCAGACTCCATCCGAGAGTGCATCTCCTCCCAGAGCCGCGACCCCA AAGATGCTTCTGGGGACGGCGAACTGGACCTCAGTGGCATTGACGACCTGGAGATCGACAGG TATATCCTGAATGAGGCTGAAGCCCGCGTGAAGGCCGAGCTGTGGATGCGTGAGAACGCCGAGTACCTGCGGGAGCAGAGGG AAAAAGAAGCAAGAATAGCAAAGGAGAAGGAGCTCGGCATCTACAAGGAGCACAAG CCCAAGAAGTCTTGCAAGCGGCGGGAACCGATCCTGGCCAGCACGGCTGGAGAGGCCATCGAGAAGatgctggagcagaagaaaatctcCAGCAAGATCAACTACAGCGTGCTCCGCGACCTCAACAGCAAGGGCAGGGGCCTGCAGAGGGAGGATGCGCGGCCTGAGGACAGGGCCAGCGCCAGGAAACTGTCACGGAGGAAAACGCCGGCCAGCAGGAgcagggctgaccctgtggccagCGTAGGGAAAAG GTTGAGGCCAATGGTGTCAACGCAGCCGGCTAAGAAGGTGGCTGTGGGAGAG GCCTTGCTCCCAAGCTCCCCTGTTGCGGGAGCCGAGCCTGTCAGGCCTGCGGCGGTTGTGGTGGAGAGTGGACCTGTGTCATACCACCCCGAGGAGGACCCCGACGAGGAGGACCCTGACGAGGAGGACGGAGAGCCCTGCGTCAGCGCCCTGCAGATGATGGGCGGCAATG ATTATGGCTGTGACGGTGAAGATGACGATGGCTACTGA